The Armatimonadota bacterium genome includes a window with the following:
- the recN gene encoding DNA repair protein RecN — protein sequence MLTELHVENFALIDRLDVRFGEGLTVLTGETGAGKSIIVDALNAVLGERTDPDCVRSGCDRALVQAAFDLSGSLEVRSQLEEAGLGGEEILIVSREVTAQGRSQCRVNGRLTTLGLLRELTALLADVHGQHEHQLLLSPAWQLELLDAFAGDAAIELRSRYSSEWGAFQKAATELESLVSDERERSRLADLYRFQVGEIEAAGLQPGEEEELRQEAVRLANLEKLFVAAAQCAELLSGDESDYPGAVSAAGQAMKALESVASYDSGIAQLQSLLESAVVSLEEALSGIRRWRDGLDVSPERIDQVQSRLALIASLKRKYGDTVEDVLAYRDRVAAELDGLERSDERRRDLEAERDRARREVEDLGRQLSAVRRAAAETLGRRVQGELQELGMQGSRFHVAVEQVQYGPRGQDRVEFLISANPGEPLKPLARVASGGEASRTMLALKVAAIECDPVKTLVFDEIDAGIGGRTANTVGEKLRAISRGRQVLCVTHLPQIARFADHHLKVEKGGETSGSERTVISVRALEGEERVGELARMLGGSEESEAAVRHARELLGIEPRTH from the coding sequence ATGCTCACAGAACTGCACGTCGAGAACTTCGCCCTCATAGATCGCCTGGATGTCCGGTTCGGGGAGGGGCTTACTGTCCTCACGGGAGAGACTGGCGCGGGCAAGTCCATCATCGTGGATGCCCTCAATGCCGTGCTGGGCGAGCGAACCGATCCGGATTGCGTCCGGAGCGGGTGTGACCGCGCACTGGTGCAGGCGGCCTTCGATCTGAGCGGTTCCCTGGAGGTGCGGTCGCAGCTTGAGGAGGCCGGCCTGGGCGGGGAGGAGATACTGATCGTCTCCCGTGAGGTGACCGCGCAGGGGCGATCGCAATGCCGGGTGAACGGCCGGTTGACCACCCTTGGGCTCCTGCGCGAACTGACGGCCCTCCTTGCGGATGTGCACGGACAGCACGAGCACCAGTTGCTGCTTTCGCCCGCGTGGCAACTGGAGCTTCTGGACGCATTCGCGGGAGATGCGGCGATCGAGCTGCGTTCGCGCTACTCCTCAGAATGGGGCGCTTTTCAAAAAGCTGCGACCGAGCTTGAGAGTCTGGTCTCCGACGAACGGGAGCGGTCGCGCCTGGCGGATCTTTACCGCTTCCAGGTGGGTGAGATCGAAGCCGCCGGACTGCAACCGGGAGAGGAGGAAGAGCTCCGTCAAGAGGCGGTGCGGCTGGCCAATCTGGAGAAGCTTTTCGTGGCGGCAGCGCAGTGCGCGGAGCTGCTTTCCGGAGACGAGTCCGACTACCCGGGCGCTGTGTCGGCTGCCGGACAGGCAATGAAAGCTCTGGAGTCCGTGGCGTCCTACGATTCCGGGATCGCACAGCTTCAATCGCTGCTGGAATCGGCAGTCGTGTCGCTGGAGGAGGCGCTTTCGGGGATCCGGCGCTGGCGTGACGGTCTGGATGTCAGCCCGGAGCGCATAGACCAGGTTCAGTCGCGTCTGGCTCTCATCGCGTCCCTGAAGCGCAAGTATGGCGACACCGTGGAAGATGTGCTTGCCTATCGTGACCGCGTGGCCGCGGAGTTGGACGGGCTGGAGCGCTCGGACGAACGGCGGCGGGATCTTGAAGCGGAGCGGGACAGGGCCCGCCGAGAGGTGGAAGACCTCGGTCGGCAGCTTTCTGCTGTGCGCAGAGCAGCAGCGGAGACGCTGGGCCGCCGGGTCCAGGGTGAGCTTCAGGAGCTGGGGATGCAGGGCTCGCGCTTCCACGTTGCGGTGGAACAGGTGCAGTACGGCCCCCGCGGACAGGACAGGGTGGAGTTCCTCATCTCGGCGAATCCCGGCGAACCTCTGAAGCCGCTGGCTCGAGTGGCTAGTGGCGGGGAGGCATCGCGGACCATGCTGGCCTTAAAGGTGGCGGCCATAGAGTGCGACCCTGTGAAGACACTCGTGTTCGACGAGATAGACGCCGGCATCGGGGGGCGCACCGCGAACACGGTGGGGGAGAAGCTCCGGGCAATCAGCCGGGGCAGACAGGTTCTCTGCGTCACGCACCTGCCGCAGATCGCCCGGTTTGCGGACCATCATCTGAAGGTGGAGAAAGGGGGAGAGACCTCGGGCAGCGAAAGGACTGTCATCAGCGTGCGGGCTCTTGAAGGGGAAGAGCGCGTGGGCGAACTGGCCCGCATGCTCGGCGGAAGCGAGGAAAGCGAGGCGGCTGTTCGGCATGCGCGGGAACTTCTTGGCATCGAGCCCCGCACGCACTAG